Proteins from a genomic interval of Lolium perenne isolate Kyuss_39 chromosome 1, Kyuss_2.0, whole genome shotgun sequence:
- the LOC127322826 gene encoding uncharacterized protein, translating into MGFQVAAVVPSPCARSAASSAPSTSSRSPFLGGRARLASSGGGLLVRRRGSAVQPAGCALSASIDGMGGGDTEFLRRIEELAVSAGVRTAGCGWPPILERSAGGVGLPLSLRMLKRKKQQQQVPPQSRWDEHLLGSAGESVGRAFSSMVLIVRELQSFALRQMQQGDDLRLQAVLARARGETHDSFVWLFQHIFAGTPALMLSLMLLLADFTVHSMSHTLADAVPPSPPSAASVVDAEPSNTRFDAGAVKTFSVGRTASVGGGSGGGGDARPVAGAPGDDHESRYSLGRVAPQQLAGTGAEKVLLPDAAAEDEQAVWERMVAEASRLQASARAEELSDPEVLGNLVAPVVVEVETGDVAEYARTEQWYELAVAEEPGNSLILANFAQFLYLTRNDHKRAEHYFERAVRAEPADAEALSRYATFLWKARDDVAAAEETYQEAIAADPGNAHYAAAYAHFLWNTGGDETCYPLD; encoded by the exons ATGGGCTTCCAGGTCGCCGCCGTCGTGCCATCGCCGTGCGCGCGCTCCGCCGCCTCGTCAGCGCCGTCGACGTCCTCCCGTTCCCCATTCCTCGGCGGCCGCGCCAGGCTCGCGAGTTCGGGCGGCGGCCTTCTGGTGCGCCGGCGTGGAAGCGCGGTTCAACCCGCGGGGTGCGCGCTGAGTGCCAGCATAGACGGCATGGGCGGCGGGGACACGGAGTTCCTGAGGAGGATCGAGGAGCTCGCGGTGTCGGCCGGGGTGCGTACGGCCGGGTGCGGGTGGCCGCCGATCCTGGAGCGGAGCGCGGGCGGCGTCGGGCTCCCGCTGTCGCTGCGAATGCTCAAGCGGaagaagcagcagcagcaggttCCACCCCAGTCGCGGTGGGACGAGCACCTGCTGGGCTCCGCCGGCGAGTCGGTGGGGCGCGCCTTCTCCTCCATGGTCCTCATCGTGCGGGAGCTGCAGAGCTTCGCGCTGCGGCAGATGCAGCAGGGCGACGACCTGCGGCTGCAGGCCGTGCTGGCGCGCGCCCGCGGCGAGACGCACGACTCCTTCGTCTGGCTCTTCCAGCACATCTTCGCCGGCACCCCGGCCCTCATGCTCTCCCTCATGCTCCTCCTAGCCGACTTCACCGTCCACTCCATGAGCCACACCCTCGCCGACGCCGTCCCTCCGTCCCCACCCTCCGCCGCCTCGGTGGTCGACGCGGAGCCGTCCAACACGCGGTTCGACGCGGGTGCGGTCAAGACGTTCTCCGTCGGCCGGACAGCCTCTGTCGGCGGAGGcagcgggggcggcggcgacgctcGGCCCGTCGCGGGCGCTCCCGGCGACGACCACGAGTCCCGCTACAGCCTGGGCCGCGTCGCGCCGCAGCAGCTGGCGGGGACGGGCGCGGAGAAGGTCCTCCTCCCCGACGCTGCCGCCGAGGACGAGCAGGCCGTCTGGGAAAGGATGGTCGCGGAGGCCTCGCGCCTGCAGGCCAGCGCGCGCGCCGAGGAGCTGTCCGATCCGGAAGTGCTGGGGAACCTCGTCGCGCCGGTCGTGGTGGAGGTGGAGACGGGGGACGTGGCCGAGTACGCGCGGACGGAGCAGTGGTACGAGCTAGCCGTGGCCGAGGAGCCCGGCAACTCGCTCATCCTCGCCAACTTCGCGCAGTTCCTCTACCTCACGCGGAACGATCACAAGCG GGCGGAGCACTACTTCGAGCGggcggtgcgggcggagccggcgGACGCGGAGGCGCTGAGCCGGTACGCGACGTTCCTGTGGAAGGCGCGCGACGACGTGGCCGCGGCGGAGGAGACGTACCAGGAGGCCATCGCCGCCGACCCCGGCAACGCGCACTACGCCGCCGCCTACGCGCATTTCCTCTGGAACACCGGCGGCGACGAGACCTGCTACCCGCTCGACTGA